The Strix uralensis isolate ZFMK-TIS-50842 chromosome 13, bStrUra1, whole genome shotgun sequence genome window below encodes:
- the LOC141949155 gene encoding integrator complex subunit 6-like isoform X4: protein MPILLFLIDTSASMNQRAYLGTSYLDIAKGAVEIFMKLRARDPASRGDRYMLVTFDEPPYCIKAGWKENHATFMNELKNLQASGLTTLGQALRSSFDLLNLNRLVSGIDNYGQGRNPFFLEPSILITITDGNKLTNTAGVQEELHLPLNSPLPGSELTKEPFRWDQRLFALVLRLPGAASAEPEQLGSVPTDESAITQMCEVTGGRSYCVRTQRMLNQCLESLVQKVQSGVVINFEKSGPDPAPIGEDGLVDSSRPINSFASQPWHSCHKLIYVRPNPKTGVPVGHWPIPESFWPDQNSPTLPPRTAHPVVRFSCVDCEPMVIDKLPFDKYELEPSPLTQYILERKSPHTCWQVFVSSSGKYSELGHPFGYLKASTTLTCVNLFVMPYNYPVLLPLLEEESYLLPVHV, encoded by the exons ATGCcgatcctcctcttcctcatagACACGTCCGCCTCTATGAACCAGCGGGCGTATCTGGGCACCAGCTACCTGGACATCGCCAAGGGCGCCGTGGAGATCTTCATGAAG CTGCGGGCCCGGGACCCGGCCAGCCGCGGCGACAGGTACATGCTGGTTACCTTCGACGAGCCGCCCTACTGCATCAAG GCTGGATGGAAGGAAAACCATGCAACATTTATGAATGAACTGAAAAATCTCCAGGCTTCAGGACTAACAACCCTTGGTCAGGCACTCAGGTCATCATTTGACTTGTTAAATCTCAATAGATTAGTGTCTGGAATAGACAACTATGGACAG GGAAGGAATCCGTTCTTTTTGGAGCCATCTATTTTGATTACCATCACAGATGGAAACAAACTGACAAATACGGCTGGAGTTCAAGAGGAG CTTCATCTTCCTTTGAATTCTCCTTTGCCTGGAAGTGAACTAACCAAAGAACCATTTCGTTGGGATCAAAGGCTGTTTGCTCTAGTGCTGCGTTTGCCAGGAGCTGCATCTGCTGAACCAGAGCAGCTTGGGAGTGTGCCTACTGATGAATCTGCTATCACACAGATGTGTGAAGTTACAGGAG GTCGTTCTTACTGCGTTCGGACACAAAGAATGTTGAATCAGTGTTTAGAATCTCTAGTTCAAAAAGTCCAAAGTGGAGTTGTTATTAACTTTGAAAAGTCAGGACCAGATCCAGCTCCTATTGGAGAAG ATGGACTTGTTGATTCATCCAGGCCCATCAATTCATTTGCTTCTCAACCGTGGCATAGTTGTCATAAACTCATTTATGTACGGCCTAACCCTAAAACGGGTGTTCCTGTTGGGCATTGGCCAATCCCAGAATCTTTTTGGCCTGATCAGAATTCACCAACACTG CCTCCACGCACAGCTCACCCTGTTGTGAGGTTCTCCTGTGTTGATTGCGAGCCAATGGTAATCGACAAGCTTCCTTTTGACAAGTATGAGCTTGAGCCTTCGCCCTTAACACAGTACATCTTGGAACGAAAGTCTCCCCATACCTGCTGGCAG GTATTTGTGAGTAGCAGTGGAAAATACAGCGAACTTGGCCATCCGTTCGGGTATTTAAAAGCAAGCACTACTTTAACCTGTGTAAACCTCTTTGTGATGCCTTACAACTATCCTGTTTTACTTCCATTGTTAG aGGAGGAGAGCTACCTGCTTCCAGTGCATGTTTGA
- the LOC141949155 gene encoding integrator complex subunit 6-like isoform X3 yields MPILLFLIDTSASMNQRAYLGTSYLDIAKGAVEIFMKLRARDPASRGDRYMLVTFDEPPYCIKAGWKENHATFMNELKNLQASGLTTLGQALRSSFDLLNLNRLVSGIDNYGQGRNPFFLEPSILITITDGNKLTNTAGVQEELHLPLNSPLPGSELTKEPFRWDQRLFALVLRLPGAASAEPEQLGSVPTDESAITQMCEVTGGRSYCVRTQRMLNQCLESLVQKVQSGVVINFEKSGPDPAPIGEDGLVDSSRPINSFASQPWHSCHKLIYVRPNPKTGVPVGHWPIPESFWPDQNSPTLPPRTAHPVVRFSCVDCEPMVIDKLPFDKYELEPSPLTQYILERKSPHTCWQVFVSSSGKYSELGHPFGYLKASTTLTCVNLFVMPYNYPVLLPLLAEEESYLLPVHV; encoded by the exons ATGCcgatcctcctcttcctcatagACACGTCCGCCTCTATGAACCAGCGGGCGTATCTGGGCACCAGCTACCTGGACATCGCCAAGGGCGCCGTGGAGATCTTCATGAAG CTGCGGGCCCGGGACCCGGCCAGCCGCGGCGACAGGTACATGCTGGTTACCTTCGACGAGCCGCCCTACTGCATCAAG GCTGGATGGAAGGAAAACCATGCAACATTTATGAATGAACTGAAAAATCTCCAGGCTTCAGGACTAACAACCCTTGGTCAGGCACTCAGGTCATCATTTGACTTGTTAAATCTCAATAGATTAGTGTCTGGAATAGACAACTATGGACAG GGAAGGAATCCGTTCTTTTTGGAGCCATCTATTTTGATTACCATCACAGATGGAAACAAACTGACAAATACGGCTGGAGTTCAAGAGGAG CTTCATCTTCCTTTGAATTCTCCTTTGCCTGGAAGTGAACTAACCAAAGAACCATTTCGTTGGGATCAAAGGCTGTTTGCTCTAGTGCTGCGTTTGCCAGGAGCTGCATCTGCTGAACCAGAGCAGCTTGGGAGTGTGCCTACTGATGAATCTGCTATCACACAGATGTGTGAAGTTACAGGAG GTCGTTCTTACTGCGTTCGGACACAAAGAATGTTGAATCAGTGTTTAGAATCTCTAGTTCAAAAAGTCCAAAGTGGAGTTGTTATTAACTTTGAAAAGTCAGGACCAGATCCAGCTCCTATTGGAGAAG ATGGACTTGTTGATTCATCCAGGCCCATCAATTCATTTGCTTCTCAACCGTGGCATAGTTGTCATAAACTCATTTATGTACGGCCTAACCCTAAAACGGGTGTTCCTGTTGGGCATTGGCCAATCCCAGAATCTTTTTGGCCTGATCAGAATTCACCAACACTG CCTCCACGCACAGCTCACCCTGTTGTGAGGTTCTCCTGTGTTGATTGCGAGCCAATGGTAATCGACAAGCTTCCTTTTGACAAGTATGAGCTTGAGCCTTCGCCCTTAACACAGTACATCTTGGAACGAAAGTCTCCCCATACCTGCTGGCAG GTATTTGTGAGTAGCAGTGGAAAATACAGCGAACTTGGCCATCCGTTCGGGTATTTAAAAGCAAGCACTACTTTAACCTGTGTAAACCTCTTTGTGATGCCTTACAACTATCCTGTTTTACTTCCATTGTTAG cagaGGAGGAGAGCTACCTGCTTCCAGTGCATGTTTGA